A genomic segment from Bufo bufo chromosome 8, aBufBuf1.1, whole genome shotgun sequence encodes:
- the LOC120977434 gene encoding LHFPL tetraspan subfamily member 3 protein-like translates to MDPTGHVYLYETDFVQNGRAVTVLWASCTLFLGILEIVVLLQPTWVLSGEGRGHFGLYQLCEESDWGTECRGPQGVLEALPAFQTAAGFMLGALLLVLLSLASIVLLWFCHSGTVYKLCAWLQMTAAFCQGLACILFPDGWDSPAVRPFCNYRSDRYELGSCSVHWGFILAILGTFDCLALSILGFTLGKRHDALNPSDVKPGKKGLFADTP, encoded by the exons ATGGATCCCACCGGACACGTTTATCTGTACGAAACAGACTTTGTCCAGAATGGTCGGGCGGTCACCGTTTTATGGGCGTCCTGCACCCTGTTCCTGGGGATCCTGGAGATCGTGGTGCTCCTGCAGCCCACCTGGGTTCTGAGCGGGGAGGGTCGAGGACATTTTGGCCTGTACCAGCTTTGTGAGGAGTCAGACTGGGGTACAGAATGTCGGGGTCCTCAGGGCGTCCTGGAGGCTCTCCCGGCGTTCCAGACGGCAGCTGGCTTCATGCTGGGGGCTCTGCTGCTGGTGCTCCTCAGCCTGGCCTCCATCGTGCTGCTGTGGTTCTGTCACTCGGGGACCGTCTACAAACTCTGCGCTTGGCTTCAAATGACTGCTG CCTTCTGCCAGGGTCTCGCCTGCATCCTCTTCCCGGACGGCTGGGACTCCCCCGCTGTGCGGCCATTTTGTAACTACCGCTCAGACAGATACGAGCTGGGGAGCTGCTCGGTGCACTGGGGCTTTATCCTCGCCATATTGGGAACCTTTGACTGTTTGGCTCTGTCCATTTTGGGGTTCACCCTTGGAAAACGTCATGATGCTTTGAACCCCAGTGATGTCAAACCCGGCAAAAAAG